From Chryseobacterium sp. IHB B 17019, one genomic window encodes:
- a CDS encoding N-acetylmuramidase domain-containing protein: protein MKLLKYYTKSPEVTTLCELLYKQGYNIKISDSFSLEVDAAVKDFQRKNSLVVDGIVGMKTWTVLLQKNSAPAPVNTTDKFLKESDLISFADQYSLELAAVKAVNEIESSGKGFLINNKPKILFEGHIFWNELKKRGIDPNKLYNATCKDVLYPKWTKIYYQGGVKEYDRLNEAMKLGVDPKFKDAALSSASWGSFQIMGFHAKPLGYTDVTDFVTKMEMNEGEHLRAFGKFLEKNGLLTHLRNKSWANFAKGYNGGGYKLNKYDEKLAKAYAKYSKN, encoded by the coding sequence ATGAAACTTTTAAAATACTACACCAAATCACCGGAAGTCACTACACTTTGTGAGCTTCTTTACAAACAAGGATACAACATCAAAATTTCAGATTCTTTTTCCCTGGAAGTTGATGCAGCCGTGAAAGATTTTCAGAGAAAAAACTCTCTAGTTGTCGACGGAATTGTCGGGATGAAAACATGGACCGTTTTACTCCAAAAAAATTCAGCTCCGGCTCCCGTAAATACAACCGATAAATTCTTAAAAGAAAGTGACCTCATCAGCTTTGCAGACCAATATTCTTTGGAATTGGCAGCCGTAAAAGCCGTAAATGAAATCGAAAGCAGCGGAAAAGGATTTTTAATTAATAATAAACCGAAAATCTTGTTTGAAGGACATATTTTCTGGAACGAATTAAAGAAAAGAGGAATTGACCCAAATAAATTATACAATGCAACCTGCAAAGACGTTCTTTACCCGAAATGGACGAAAATCTATTACCAGGGCGGCGTAAAAGAATACGACCGATTGAATGAAGCTATGAAATTGGGCGTTGATCCGAAGTTCAAAGATGCGGCGTTGTCTTCTGCTTCATGGGGCAGCTTCCAGATTATGGGATTCCATGCAAAGCCGCTTGGATACACGGATGTCACGGATTTTGTAACAAAAATGGAAATGAACGAAGGGGAACATTTGAGAGCGTTCGGAAAATTCCTTGAGAAAAACGGACTTTTAACACATTTACGAAATAAAAGCTGGGCCAATTTTGCGAAAGGTTATAACGGTGGAGGCTATAAGCTGAATAAATATGATGAAAAGCTGGCGAAAGCTTATGCTAAATATTCTAAAAACTAA
- a CDS encoding ParA family protein has translation MAKIIGIANQKGGVGKTTTAVNLAAALGVLEKKILIIDADPQANATSGLGVEDVQYSTYNLLEHSVDTKSCIKKTATPNLDIVPSHIDLVAAEIELVDKEDREYMLKKALQSVRDDYDYIIIDCAPSLGLITVNALTAADSVIIPIQCEYFALEGLGKLLNTIKNVQKIHNKDLDIEGLLLTMYDSRLRLSNQVVEEVNAHFPEMVFETIISRNVRLSEAPSFGESILNYDAESKGAIQYIQLAEEVLLNNEKLVKN, from the coding sequence ATGGCAAAAATCATAGGTATCGCTAATCAGAAAGGAGGCGTTGGAAAAACAACTACCGCTGTTAACTTAGCCGCAGCATTAGGGGTATTGGAAAAGAAAATATTAATCATTGATGCTGATCCTCAGGCTAATGCAACTTCCGGTTTAGGAGTTGAAGATGTTCAGTATTCCACATACAATCTATTGGAGCACAGTGTTGATACAAAAAGCTGTATTAAAAAAACAGCTACCCCGAATTTGGATATCGTTCCTTCTCACATCGACTTAGTTGCGGCGGAAATCGAACTGGTAGACAAAGAAGACCGGGAGTACATGCTGAAAAAGGCATTACAAAGTGTAAGAGATGATTATGACTATATTATCATCGACTGCGCGCCGAGTTTAGGTCTGATCACGGTAAATGCGCTTACCGCTGCAGATTCTGTGATTATCCCCATTCAATGTGAGTATTTTGCATTGGAAGGTCTTGGAAAATTATTGAATACCATTAAAAACGTTCAGAAAATTCATAATAAAGATTTAGACATCGAAGGTTTGCTTCTTACCATGTACGACAGCAGATTAAGATTGTCCAATCAAGTAGTAGAAGAGGTGAATGCACACTTCCCGGAAATGGTTTTTGAAACCATTATCAGCAGAAACGTAAGATTAAGTGAAGCACCAAGTTTCGGAGAAAGTATTTTAAATTACGATGCCGAAAGCAAAGGAGCGATCCAATATATTCAGTTGGCGGAAGAAGTTCTGTTGAACAACGAAAAATTAGTAAAAAATTAA
- a CDS encoding ParB/RepB/Spo0J family partition protein: MKDKKRAMGRGLGAILSAESKATINSATDEGADKFVGNIVEIAIEDIYPNPTQPRTYFDEKALNELAQSIKNLGVIQPVTLRKDGEKFEIISGERRYRASKIAGLESIPAYIRLVNDQELLEMALVENIQREDLDAIEIALTYQRLMDEIGLTQENLSQRVGKDRSTITNSIRLLRLSPDIQNAIRSGEISAGHGRAIISLENEEYQQTLFDLIIKEKLNVRQAEQAATALKNPKSPAAKKAKAELSNNYKRAQKAIADILDVKVEIKTSGNGKKGKIVLDFKNEDELEYILSHIK, encoded by the coding sequence ATGAAGGACAAAAAAAGAGCGATGGGGCGTGGTTTGGGTGCAATTTTAAGTGCGGAATCCAAAGCAACGATCAATTCTGCCACTGATGAAGGAGCAGATAAGTTTGTAGGGAATATCGTAGAAATTGCGATAGAAGATATTTATCCCAACCCAACCCAGCCAAGAACTTATTTTGACGAAAAAGCATTAAACGAGCTTGCTCAATCCATCAAAAACTTAGGGGTAATTCAACCGGTTACTTTAAGGAAAGATGGAGAAAAGTTCGAAATCATATCCGGGGAAAGACGTTACAGGGCAAGTAAAATTGCAGGACTGGAGTCTATTCCGGCATATATCCGTTTGGTAAATGACCAGGAGCTTCTTGAGATGGCTCTTGTAGAAAATATCCAAAGGGAAGATCTTGACGCGATCGAAATTGCCTTAACTTATCAAAGATTAATGGACGAAATCGGTCTTACGCAGGAAAATCTGAGCCAGAGAGTAGGAAAGGATAGAAGTACAATCACCAACTCGATCAGATTGTTGAGGTTAAGTCCTGATATTCAGAATGCTATCAGAAGCGGTGAGATTTCTGCGGGACACGGAAGAGCGATCATCAGTCTTGAAAATGAAGAATATCAGCAGACTTTATTTGATTTAATTATCAAAGAAAAACTGAATGTCCGTCAGGCTGAACAGGCTGCAACAGCGTTGAAAAACCCGAAATCACCGGCCGCAAAAAAAGCAAAAGCAGAGCTTTCCAATAATTATAAGAGGGCTCAGAAAGCGATTGCCGATATATTAGATGTAAAAGTGGAGATTAAAACCTCCGGAAACGGTAAAAAAGGTAAAATTGTCCTTGACTTCAAAAATGAAGACGAACTGGAATATATTTTATCTCATATTAAATAA
- a CDS encoding DUF5683 domain-containing protein, translating into MKKIFFTFFLCLSAIIYSQVNPNDTIRVENHPKDSVSVEKNNTKTAAKVVTDLEKANGPTRKTLKLNPTRAGLYSAVLPGLGQYYNKKYWKIPIVWGAVGAGVGIAVWNDNQYRKYREYYIAKLNGTPNEFVDSHPWLDKVALGNAQDRSKRQRDYAIAISGLIYILNIVDAVVDAHLYEARHDPDLTFNPAVIQDQYGITPPKTGVSLSYRF; encoded by the coding sequence ATGAAGAAAATATTTTTCACATTTTTCCTGTGCCTGTCTGCGATTATCTATTCGCAGGTAAATCCCAATGATACGATCCGGGTAGAAAACCATCCGAAAGACAGCGTATCGGTGGAGAAAAACAATACCAAGACTGCAGCTAAAGTTGTTACAGATCTTGAAAAAGCAAACGGGCCAACAAGGAAAACACTAAAACTTAATCCTACAAGAGCGGGGTTATATTCTGCTGTATTGCCCGGATTAGGACAATATTACAACAAAAAATACTGGAAAATCCCGATCGTTTGGGGAGCAGTAGGAGCCGGAGTTGGTATTGCAGTCTGGAATGACAATCAGTATAGGAAATACCGTGAATACTACATCGCCAAGCTCAACGGGACTCCCAATGAGTTTGTCGACAGCCACCCATGGCTGGATAAAGTAGCTCTCGGAAACGCGCAGGACAGATCAAAAAGACAAAGAGATTATGCGATTGCGATCTCTGGGTTAATTTATATTTTAAATATTGTAGATGCCGTTGTAGATGCACATTTGTATGAAGCCCGTCACGATCCGGATCTTACATTCAATCCTGCGGTCATTCAGGATCAATATGGAATTACCCCTCCAAAAACAGGTGTAAGTTTAAGTTATAGATTTTAA
- the dapB gene encoding 4-hydroxy-tetrahydrodipicolinate reductase, which yields MKIALVGYGKMGKIIDEIATKRGHEIVARLKETPTAENLNNPDVVIEFSLPEVAFDNIKTCLENKIPVICGTTGWLEKKPAIEKLAVDNETAFLYGSNFSLGVNLFFALNEKLADLMKNVDGYSCQLEEIHHVHKKDAPSGTAISIAEGIFKHNPKFDAWKLEETQGNQLGIFAIREDEVPGTHSVFYRSEVDEIEIKHTAFNRNGFALGAVVAAEWIKDKKGNFAMKDVLGL from the coding sequence ATGAAAATAGCATTAGTTGGATACGGTAAAATGGGTAAAATCATCGATGAAATTGCCACCAAAAGAGGTCACGAAATCGTTGCCCGTCTAAAAGAAACCCCAACTGCTGAAAACCTTAATAATCCGGATGTAGTCATTGAATTTTCCTTACCGGAAGTTGCTTTTGACAACATTAAAACCTGTCTTGAAAATAAAATTCCTGTAATCTGCGGAACAACAGGATGGCTGGAGAAAAAACCTGCAATTGAAAAACTGGCTGTTGATAATGAAACAGCTTTCTTATATGGCTCAAACTTTAGTTTAGGCGTAAATTTATTCTTTGCTTTAAACGAAAAATTAGCTGATTTGATGAAAAATGTGGATGGATATTCTTGTCAACTTGAAGAAATCCATCACGTTCACAAAAAAGATGCGCCGAGTGGAACCGCGATTTCCATTGCGGAAGGAATCTTTAAGCACAACCCAAAATTTGATGCATGGAAATTGGAAGAAACCCAGGGAAATCAGTTGGGTATTTTTGCTATCCGTGAAGATGAGGTTCCCGGAACACACAGCGTTTTCTACAGAAGCGAGGTGGATGAAATTGAAATCAAGCATACGGCTTTCAACAGAAACGGTTTTGCACTGGGAGCTGTAGTGGCCGCTGAATGGATTAAAGATAAAAAAGGAAATTTCGCGATGAAGGATGTTTTGGGACTTTAA
- the lepB gene encoding signal peptidase I — protein sequence MNYFLTYTVYVLILSVLMGLSTWKLFKKLGYNPLFAFIPFYNYFIILKETKHPKWWAVLSYLPIVGPIMMTVFHIYLMKKFGKSALLTAILPFIYMATVNYGKEVELEDENDLFLTDEEKNAKKKDSFLGSVTFAVVFATIIHVFITQPFGIPTGSMERTLLVGDFLFVNKWSYGYRLPMRPVAIPFLQGTIFDSGEKGNPKDDPKSYVDGVKLPYERILQFNKPQKNDVVVFNYPQDSVHTAIDRKDPYVKRCVAVAGDTFEMRVGRLFVNGKPEMVLGDQEVQHAYTVNTGTQLDIPGLYNTYGFLPVREMQDDKGFVYMFQGLTDKTAKEIKALPNVIGMEESIFPKDSATVSYKLNADKTAYTKSIDTTQSIFPINKPWNQDWYGPLKIPKKGDVVTINQETLPEYQWIISKYEHNKLENKNGKIFINGKETNQYTIQQDYYMMVGDNRDASLDARFFGFVPEENIVGKPMFTWMSIQGAFKDASSSYQAPWKIRWDRMFKATNTGEANKTSYWWIAAMILILFFGWEYFMKLFGKKKTEDDL from the coding sequence ATGAATTATTTTTTAACTTATACAGTTTATGTTCTCATTTTATCTGTATTGATGGGACTTTCCACTTGGAAGCTGTTCAAGAAACTGGGGTATAATCCGCTCTTTGCATTTATCCCTTTTTATAATTATTTCATTATTCTGAAAGAAACAAAACACCCGAAATGGTGGGCTGTCTTATCATATTTGCCGATTGTTGGCCCGATTATGATGACTGTTTTTCATATTTATTTAATGAAAAAATTCGGGAAAAGTGCGCTTCTTACTGCAATTCTTCCGTTCATTTATATGGCAACAGTGAATTATGGAAAAGAGGTAGAGTTAGAAGATGAAAACGATTTGTTCCTTACAGACGAAGAAAAAAATGCAAAAAAGAAAGATTCTTTCTTAGGATCTGTGACTTTTGCGGTAGTATTTGCAACCATTATCCACGTTTTTATAACGCAGCCTTTCGGGATTCCTACGGGGTCTATGGAAAGAACGTTATTGGTGGGTGACTTCCTTTTTGTAAACAAATGGAGCTATGGATACAGACTTCCGATGCGTCCTGTGGCAATACCTTTCTTACAGGGAACTATTTTCGATTCCGGTGAAAAAGGAAACCCGAAAGATGATCCGAAATCGTATGTTGACGGGGTAAAATTACCTTATGAAAGAATTTTACAGTTCAATAAACCTCAGAAGAATGATGTAGTTGTTTTCAACTATCCTCAGGATTCCGTGCATACAGCGATCGACAGAAAAGATCCTTATGTAAAAAGATGTGTTGCCGTTGCTGGTGATACTTTTGAAATGAGAGTCGGAAGACTTTTTGTAAACGGAAAACCGGAAATGGTTTTGGGAGATCAGGAAGTTCAGCATGCTTATACGGTAAACACGGGAACTCAATTGGATATTCCGGGGTTGTACAATACTTACGGATTCTTACCTGTGAGAGAGATGCAGGATGACAAAGGTTTTGTATATATGTTTCAAGGTCTTACTGACAAAACAGCGAAAGAAATTAAAGCTTTACCGAATGTCATTGGTATGGAAGAAAGTATTTTTCCTAAAGATTCAGCTACGGTTTCCTATAAATTAAATGCTGATAAAACAGCTTATACAAAAAGTATTGATACCACTCAATCCATTTTCCCAATCAACAAACCGTGGAATCAGGATTGGTACGGCCCGCTTAAAATTCCTAAAAAAGGTGATGTTGTTACCATTAATCAGGAAACATTACCGGAATATCAGTGGATTATTTCTAAATATGAACACAACAAATTAGAAAACAAAAACGGAAAAATTTTCATCAACGGAAAAGAAACCAATCAATATACTATCCAACAGGATTATTACATGATGGTGGGAGATAACAGAGATGCGTCTTTGGATGCAAGATTCTTTGGCTTCGTTCCTGAAGAGAATATCGTTGGAAAGCCGATGTTTACCTGGATGAGTATTCAGGGGGCTTTCAAAGATGCAAGCTCTTCTTATCAAGCGCCTTGGAAAATCCGTTGGGATAGAATGTTTAAAGCAACAAATACAGGTGAAGCTAACAAAACTTCATATTGGTGGATTGCAGCAATGATTCTGATCTTGTTTTTTGGATGGGAATATTTCATGAAATTATTCGGAAAGAAAAAAACAGAAGACGATTTATAA